One segment of Pelecanus crispus isolate bPelCri1 chromosome 2, bPelCri1.pri, whole genome shotgun sequence DNA contains the following:
- the KIAA1143 gene encoding uncharacterized protein KIAA1143 homolog isoform X2 — MSKKNQVSYVRPAEPAFLSRFKRQVGYREGPTVETKREQLPLADDDSENEDEQPQVVTLKKGDLTAEEAMKIKQQIKEALKTNGEPEPADGKIMFRKPAKRSSEKFLDFNVSSSKKMKEAKKTKEATTPQSTAKQIKNSSLLSFNDEENDD, encoded by the exons ATGAGCAAAAAGAACCAGGTCTCCTACGTGCGGCCGGCCGAGCCCGCCTTTCTCAGCCGCTTCAAGCGGCAGGTCGGGTATCGGGAGGGGCCCACGGTGGAAACCAAG AGAGAGCAGCTTCCACTTGCAGATGATGACAGTGAGAACGAAGATGAGCAGCCTCAAGTGGTAACACTGAAAAAAGGGGACTTAACTGCCGAAGAAGCAATGAAAATTAAGCAGCAAATCAAAGAGGCCTTAAAGACAA ATGGTGAACCAGAACCTGCTGATGGAAAAATTATGTTCAGGAAACCAGCCAAACGTTCATCAGAGAAGTTTTTGGACTTCAATGTAAGTTCAAGTAAGAAGATGAAGGAGGCAAAGAAAACTAAGGAAGCAACTACTCCTCAGAGTACAgctaagcaaataaaaaatagcagCCTTCTCTCATTTAATGATGAAGAAAATGATGATTAG
- the KIAA1143 gene encoding uncharacterized protein KIAA1143 homolog isoform X1 has translation MSKKNQVSYVRPAEPAFLSRFKRQVGYREGPTVETKREQLPLADDDSENEDEQPQVVTLKKGDLTAEEAMKIKQQIKEALKTSESDGEPEPADGKIMFRKPAKRSSEKFLDFNVSSSKKMKEAKKTKEATTPQSTAKQIKNSSLLSFNDEENDD, from the exons ATGAGCAAAAAGAACCAGGTCTCCTACGTGCGGCCGGCCGAGCCCGCCTTTCTCAGCCGCTTCAAGCGGCAGGTCGGGTATCGGGAGGGGCCCACGGTGGAAACCAAG AGAGAGCAGCTTCCACTTGCAGATGATGACAGTGAGAACGAAGATGAGCAGCCTCAAGTGGTAACACTGAAAAAAGGGGACTTAACTGCCGAAGAAGCAATGAAAATTAAGCAGCAAATCAAAGAGGCCTTAAAGACAAGTGAATCAG ATGGTGAACCAGAACCTGCTGATGGAAAAATTATGTTCAGGAAACCAGCCAAACGTTCATCAGAGAAGTTTTTGGACTTCAATGTAAGTTCAAGTAAGAAGATGAAGGAGGCAAAGAAAACTAAGGAAGCAACTACTCCTCAGAGTACAgctaagcaaataaaaaatagcagCCTTCTCTCATTTAATGATGAAGAAAATGATGATTAG